Proteins from one Bacillus sp. BGMRC 2118 genomic window:
- a CDS encoding aminoacyl-tRNA hydrolase, which produces MKLIIGLGNPGREYAQTRHNVGFIAIDELAHRHQIPLDKEKFKGIFGTGIINGEKVILLKPLTYMNLSGESVRPLMDYYDIDSEDIVVIYDDLDLPVGKVRLRAKGSAGGQNGMKSIIQHIGTQEFKRIRIGIDRPRNGMKVTDYVLGRFTEEQIPLVVDSIKLTADACEKWTNDTFIDVMNQFNR; this is translated from the coding sequence ATGAAGTTAATAATCGGATTAGGAAATCCGGGTAGAGAATACGCACAAACAAGACATAATGTCGGATTCATTGCGATTGACGAGCTGGCACATCGTCACCAAATTCCTCTAGATAAGGAGAAATTCAAAGGAATCTTCGGTACAGGAATAATAAATGGTGAGAAAGTTATTCTGTTGAAGCCACTAACATATATGAATTTATCAGGTGAGTCAGTACGACCATTAATGGATTATTACGATATTGATTCTGAAGATATTGTTGTGATTTATGATGATTTAGACCTGCCAGTGGGTAAAGTACGCCTACGTGCTAAGGGCAGTGCAGGTGGACAGAATGGAATGAAATCAATTATTCAGCATATAGGGACGCAGGAATTTAAACGTATTAGAATAGGCATAGATAGACCAAGGAATGGCATGAAGGTAACGGATTATGTGTTAGGCAGATTTACAGAAGAACAAATACCTCTTGTTGTGGATTCTATAAAATTAACAGCTGATGCCTGTGAGAAATGGACAAATGATACGTTTATAGATGTAATGAATCAGTTTAATAGATAG